Proteins from a genomic interval of Papaver somniferum cultivar HN1 chromosome 4, ASM357369v1, whole genome shotgun sequence:
- the LOC113272776 gene encoding GDSL esterase/lipase At5g14450: MEFDRVVVVWFLVTLWVLGAGDRQVVMGLPPCNFPAIYNFGDSNSDTGGISAAFLAVPPPNGETFFGRPSGRTSDGRLVIDFIAEHLGLPYLHAYLDSIRSNFEHGANFATGGSTIQPSNVSFYQSGVSPFSLDVQLWQFDQFKARSGELYRQAKNSSERKNLPKPDDFSKAIYTIDIGQNDLASGFVNPIDVVVASIPKLLDQFVMAVTKLYHQGARTFWIHNTGPIGCLPLSRVYFSGSGPGFYDQNGCVKSHNDVAVEYNRQLKERLVGLRSQLSHAALTYVDVYAAKYELISNTRKHGFIDPLKICCGIYERDPARHVGCGQKRYINGTEIYATSCGNPSMYISWDGVHYTHAANHWIANHILGGALSDPPIPITEACYKHR; this comes from the exons ATGGAGTTTGACAGAGTAGTAGTGGTTTGGTTCTTGGTTACATTATGGGTTTTAGGTGCTGGAGATCGTCAAGTGGTTATGGGTTTGCCACCATGTAATTTCCCTGCAATTTACAACTTTGGCGACTCAAATTCCGACACTGGTGGTATATCGGCAGCTTTCTTAGCTGTTCCACCACCTAATGGAGAGACTTTCTTTGGTAGGCCTTCAGGAAGAACCAGTGATGGTCGTCTCGTGATAGATTTCATTG CGGAGCACTTGGGATTACCCTACCTACATGCATATCTGGATTCAATCAGATCGAACTTTGAGCATGGAGCAAATTTTGCAACTGGAGGGTCAACAATTCAGCCGTCAAATGTCTCATTTTATCAGTCTGGTGTTAGTCCTTTCTCACTTGATGTCCAGCTTTGGCAATTTGATCAATTCAAAGCGCGAAGTGGGGAACTCTACAGGCAAG CAAAGAACTCGTCAGAAAGAAAGAATCTACCTAAACCAGATGATTTCTCTAAGGCAATCTATACTATTGATATCGGGCAGAATGACCTTGCTTCGGGTTTTGTGAATCCTATAGATGTAGTCGTTGCATCCATCCCAAAACTACTTGATCAGTTTGTAATGGCAGTAACA AAACTATACCACCAAGGAGCGAGAACATTTTGGATACACAACACGGGTCCCATAGGTTGCTTGCCGTTGTCGCGTGTTTATTTCTCTGGTTCAGGGCCCGGGTTTTACGACCAGAATGGTTGTGTCAAATCACACAACGATGTTGCCGTGGAGTACAATAGACAACTGAAGGAAAGACTGGTGGGGTTAAGGTCACAACTTTCTCATGCTGCCTTGACATATGTTGATGTCTATGCTGCAAAGTATGAATTGATCAGCAATACCAGGAAGCACG GATTTATTGATCCTCTGAAGATATGCTGTGGGATTTATGAACGAGATCCAGCACGTCATGTTGGGTGCGGGCAGAAGAGGTATATCAATGGAACCGAAATTTATGCTACATCTTGTGGAAATCCATCAATGTACATTAGTTGGGACGGAGTTCATTATACTCATGCAGCGAACCACTGGATTGCTAATCATATTCTTGGCGGTGCACTCTCTGATCCACCTATCCCCATCACCGAAGCCTGTTATAAGCACCGTTGA
- the LOC113274073 gene encoding uncharacterized protein LOC113274073 has translation METRFSKESSWDKKNSSSTTTSIQKQMVSTGINNRRLISSQPDVADLLDDWFFGNVTNRELGNNKDHNPYTPTPRRFEEDTDDEGGNKEQKKLTQEWVHEAKRLVSASPARTCDSPTRLVGSPRFASAGGGSRDFLDRRDPLSRSARRHRAVESFSGEILSKSARHSRNKSETIELSKPTAEASPASALHQRFSNIFNPQHNQQRQQESSDNDQPDSIISKPPRQPLVRKSRFRDDLPTTDTCTKPNLSRRTFKSNNSVPSSPNVLSPPRNLIESVHRRTNSSSTCALPEIQLLLSPPRNLFESTHRRSISSSTCSLDKFSLRPDSNIKEVVKGHGNRDLNGFLDEQRSNIARISNGDSDARAKFVLSGSSNSTSSMVATICYAWLLANTSKCNTDQGDATWQVVVVPVMNMKRNCMWKQKQVAWLFHHFGIDATSLLFSDEVDVEALTMRKQLSTVVTGQDVLRANGEVGSQCTILTDNYCEDAYDLLQVPILKNLLLAGILLDTQNLNSTATLCTNRDAEAVQLLLVGSSTNYRNALFDLLMQEQRDSSFVEALRQNYGKSPSRSDHENGETTDQRVSTISGISNKNENDARNVNKTVRVSPKLAPARTPEANHGKNKFFLAKWFGLGPKS, from the exons ATGGAAACAAGGTTCAGTAAAGAATCATCATGG gataAGAAAAACTCATCATCCACAACGACAAGCATACAAAAGCAAATGGTATCAACAGGGATTAATAACCGGCGACTAATCAGTAGTCAACCGGACGTGGCTGATTTACTAGATGATTGGTTCTTTGGTAATGTCACCAATAGGGAACTCGGCAACAACAAAGATCATAACCCATATACACCTACTCCTAGAAGATTTGAGGAGGATACAGACGACGAGGGCGGGAACAAAGAACAGAAGAAGTTAACTCAAGAATGGGTCCATGAAGCTAAACGTTTAGTCTCTGCATCTCCTGCTCGTACTTGTGATTCCCCTACACGACTCGTTGGGTCCCCAAGATTTGCTTCAGCCGGTGGGGGGAGTAGAGACTTCCTGGATCGAAGAGACCCACTTTCGAGGTCCGCCAGAAG ACATAGAGCTGTAGAAAGTTTTAGTGGTGAGATTCTGTCAAAATCAGCAAGACACAGTAGAAACAAATCAGAAACCATAGAATTATCAAAACCAACAGCCGAAGCCTCCCCTGCTTCAGCACTTCATCAGCGGTTTTCCAACATTTTCAATCCCCAACACAACCAACAACGACAACAAGAATCCTCTGATAATGATCAACCAGATTCCATTATCTCGAAACCACCACGACAACCGCTCGTTCGTAAGTCTCGATTCCGTGACGATTTGCCAACTACCGATACTTGCACCAAACCCAATTTATCAAGAAGAACATTTAAAAGTAACAACTCAGTTCCTAGTTCCCCCAACGTATTATCCCCACCAAGAAACCTTATCGAATCTGTACATAGGCGGACAAATTCTTCGTCAACATGTGCTCTTCCTGAGATCCAATTACTTCTTTCACCACCGAGAAATCTTTTTGAATCTACCCATAGAAGATCGATTTCCTCGTCCACATGTTCACTTGATAAGTTCTCATTAAGGCCTGACTCGAATATTAAAGAGGTTGTCAAAGGTCATGGGAATAGAGACCTTAATGGGTTTCTAGATGAACAACGGTCCAACATTGCAAGGATTTCCAATGGGGATAGTGATGCACGGGCTAAATTTGTACTGTCAGGATCTTCGAACA GTACGAGTTCGATGGTTGCAACTATTTGTTATGCATGGTTGTTAGCGAATACGTCTAAGTGTAATACGGATCAAGGAGATGCAACTTGGCAGGTTGTTGTGGTACCTGTAATGAATATGAAGAGGAATTGTATGTGGAAGCAAAAACAAGTTGCCTGGCTCTTTCACCATTTTGGAATTGATGCTACTTCTTTACTATTCTCCGACGAG GTCGATGTGGAGGCTCTAACAATGAGGAAGCAATTGAGTACTGTAGTTACTGGGCAAGATGTTCTTCGGGCTAATGGCGAG GTTGGATCTCAGTGCACAATTCTTACAGATAATTACTGCGAAGATGCCTATGATCTTCTTCAAGTTCCTATCTTGAAAAACCTATTG CTTGCAGGTATCTTGCTAGATACACAAAATTTGAACTCAACAGCTACGTTATGCACAAATAGAGATGCCGAGGCAGTACAGTTGTTGTTGGTTGGCTCCTCCACTAATTACAGAAATGCTCTTTTTGACCTAT TGATGCAAGAGCAGCGAGATAGTTCTTTCGTGGAAGCTCTGCGACAGAATTATGGGAAGTCTCCTAGCAGGA GTGACCATGAAAATGGAGAAACAACAGACCAAAGAGTTTCAACCATTTCTGGGATTTCGAATAAGAATGAAAATGATGCAAGAAACGTTAATAAGACTGTCAGAGTTTCCCCGAAACTAG CACCAGCTCGAACACCAGAAGCAAACCATGGGAAAAACAAATTCTTCTTGGCTAAATGGTTCGGCTTGGGTCCGAAATCATGA